Proteins found in one Crassostrea angulata isolate pt1a10 chromosome 3, ASM2561291v2, whole genome shotgun sequence genomic segment:
- the LOC128177636 gene encoding uncharacterized protein LOC128177636, whose product MAFQSLSESVYVDMCRTMGTPQQVVCRRDMVDITELLKNEIMKKSNKQEMLSGSRREGFRFRESDRDTMFWLDNHKVIWDWNSQSQCYNLQRHALILCHDSESPPGFTLLCLPMGRADSRVLSACVRMNGILYISSSKHRNIYCSAIRPNSSLHGPCSNGMLGRVEVDYAHSFISDFWPPSASSWIDRCHSWPPSPVVNDIVRHGCHFVAIGHKLGNHADNEWRISFSLAEYKLVYSMNHTQFLTYGMLKLFLKEVMNNGLRDDEKLLCSYHLKTTLFWAIQQTPLHNWCPQNLLAGFWVCFKYLLKWVYKGACPNFFIPSNNMFLSNIHGRAKSTLFRRLYGLYEKGIAMLLHSTSIRSSIIDILCNPRLEVCTDEHTLISEVDFDAGLFTEIDSNDSSSGEHFQYILKGLLVIEKLINLPLTNYQVVMLQKRFATILQGLVFGLQNKYFNGVNNKEVYIRDKISLNVLKLSAKFGYVSDTLYIAMFYYKTLRYRETVTVIEKTKVKFAQPHLAYRRIHTERYNEAVGGLPWSTKIRLAIANNIRLANYIFYIPELIPEQKSSDGMNRDSLMISPFIMLHFLEFLSCRRNDSIRAQAALENLQVLVQNEHLGLVHEDIRDISWEMLGIIQEMSGDIPAAVYSFQQSLRQLSIHEIQSATRQRIRDLH is encoded by the coding sequence ATGGCTTTCCAGAGTTTATCTGAGTCCGTGTACGTAGATATGTGTCGGACAATGGGGACTCCACAACAGGTAGTATGCAGGAGAGATATGGTCGACATAACAGAGTtgcttaaaaatgaaataatgaaaaaatctaACAAGCAAGAAATGTTGAGTGGAAGTCGAAGAGAAGGATTTAGATTTAGAGAGTCAGACAGAGATACTATGTTTTGGCTTGATAACCACAAGGTGATCTGGGACTGGAATTCCCAATCTCAGTGTTACAACTTACAAAGACATGCACTGATTCTCTGCCACGATTCTGAGAGTCCTCCGGGGTTCACCCTCCTTTGTTTACCGATGGGAAGAGCTGACAGTAGAGTGTTGTCAGCTTGTGTACGGATGAATGGAATACTTTACATTTCAAGTTCCAAACACCGAAATATCTATTGTTCTGCTATAAGACCGAATTCTTCATTGCATGGACCGTGTAGCAATGGAATGCTAGGGAGGGTAGAAGTCGATTACGCCCATAGTTTTATCAGTGATTTTTGGCCACCTTCTGCCTCCTCATGGATAGACAGATGTCACTCATGGCCACCATCTCCGGTTGTCAACGATATTGTAAGACATGGGTGTcactttgtagcaataggacacAAACTAGGAAACCATGCAGATAACGAATGGAGAATATCCTTCTCTTTGGCGGAGTATAAACTTGTGTACTCTATGAACCACACGCAATTTTTAACTTACGgtatgttaaaattgtttttgaaagagGTAATGAACAATGGGTTAAGAGATGATGAAAAACTGTTGTGTTCCTACCATTTAAAGACAACATTGTTCTGGGCCATTCAACAAACCCCGCTACATAACTGGTGTCCACAAAACCTCCTAGCCGGTTTCTGGGTTTGctttaaatatcttctcaaATGGGTGTATAAAGGAGCTtgtcctaatttttttattccgtCAAACAACATGTTTTTGAGCAATATTCATGGCAGAGCAAAATCAACTTTATTCAGGCGACTGTATGGGTTGTATGAGAAGGGTATAGCTATGCTGCTACACAGTACCTCCATCAGGTCCTCTATCATTGATATCCTTTGCAATCCAAGACTTGAGGTCTGTACTGATGAACACACTCTGATTTCTGAGGTTGACTTTGACGCAGGTTTATTCACTGAAATAGATTCCAATGATTCGTCATCCGGAGAACACTTTCAGTACATTTTAAAGGGATTACTGGTAATAGAAAAGTTGATCAATTTACCCTTAACAAACTATCAAGTTGTAATGTTACAAAAGCGTTTTGCTACCATCCTTCAGGGGTTAGTTTTTGGactacaaaataaatattttaacggAGTAAATAATAAAGAGGTTTATATAAGAGACAAAATCTCATTAAACGTATTAAAGTTATCAGCCAAGTTTGGATATGTTTCTGACACATTGTACATTGCCatgttttattacaaaacattgAGATACAGAGAAACGGTTACCGTTATAGAGAAGACAAAGGTCAAATTTGCACAGCCACATCTGGCATACAGACGTATACACACAGAGAGATATAATGAAGCTGTAGGGGGGCTGCCTTGGTCTACAAAGATCAGACTAGCTATAGCAAACAATATCAGACTTGCCAACTACATCTTTTACATTCCGGAATTAATACCAGAACAGAAGTCTAGTGATGGCATGAATAGGGATTCGCTGATGATCTCGCCCTTTATTATGTTACATTTTCTAGAGTTTTTGAGTTGTAGACGGAATGACTCAATAAGAGCACAAGCGGCTTTGGAGAATCTTCAAGTTCTAGTCCAAAATGAGCATTTGGGGTTGGTACACGAAGATATCAGAGATATTTCTTGGGAAATGTTGGGGATCATTCAGGAAATGTCAGGGGACATTCCTGCTGCCGTATACTCATTCCAACAGTCACTTAGACAGCTTTCAATTCATGAAATACAATCGGCCACTCGACAGAGGATTCGTGATTTGCACTAA
- the LOC128176985 gene encoding uncharacterized protein LOC128176985, with the protein MEKPGEFDFVIRDLAISRNGDLFLSCFESRCIKRLRLNGTLETYFNASPLHPQGIHMSRSGVLLACLVDSPSTDGRQIRPYSKRQLVKITKSGKVMKRLAFSIDARLFTSPVKVAETVEEEICVIDKTAKDRGRVVVFTRNDQIKFIYTGPLGLKMDFMFSPTDITCDVYGHVIVTDANNNAIHMLDKYGEVLKVHQMGRDWIDVPHSVVADHKGSMIIGDSAGVVHVIKYLK; encoded by the coding sequence ATGGAGAAACCCGGTGAGTTTGATTTTGTCATTCGAGACCTTGCTATATCTCGCAACGGGGATTTGTTCCTCTCCTGCTTTGAATCCCGTTGCATTAAACGTTTGCGTTTAAATGGAACTCTTGAAACTTACTTTAATGCCTCTCCACTGCATCCACAAGGAATACATATGAGTAGAAGTGGTGTCTTACTAGCTTGCCTCGTGGATTCTCCCAGCACTGATGGAAGACAAATCCGACCCTACAGCAAACGTCAGCTTGTCAAGATCACCAAGTCAGGAAAAGTGATGAAGCGCCTAGCCTTCAGTATAGACGCCCGCCTCTTCACATCACCAGTAAAGGTAGCAGAAACCGTCGAGGAAGAAATATGCGTCATCGACAAAACAGCAAAAGACAGAGGACGAGTTGTCGTATTCACACGTAACGATCAAATCAAGTTCATCTATACCGGACCACTTGGCCTGAAGATGGACTTTATGTTCAGTCCTACAGACATAACTTGCGATGTTTACGGTCACGTGATCGTGACTGATGCAAACAACAATGCAATTCACATGCTCGACAAGTATGGCGAGGTATTGAAAGTTCACCAGATGGGAAGGGACTGGATCGATGTGCCTCACTCAGTGGTGGCGGACCACAAAGGCTCAATGATTATTGGGGACTCGGCGGGTGTAGTGCATGTCATCAAATATCTCAAGTAG